One window from the genome of Zerene cesonia ecotype Mississippi chromosome 1, Zerene_cesonia_1.1, whole genome shotgun sequence encodes:
- the LOC119840878 gene encoding general transcription factor 3C polypeptide 5, which translates to MDVKQEHNRELTCILFPGIVKNEEKAVQCLGGIKTISQICAQPSKKQLALSFNPENPLIKTANADAKATAGVLLKVKVKKFRDKGNIKTEVVDTSVLGHVKKIYKFDTICDFQYLPLKNTNTGKPECALEDIIPSGLDDLKFMEQPSPLYIVPGSFIRFDKPINYYYTDKRSYVAKNEDVLGDRDEVHKMRTERGVPIPKYQFNLTDELPTEPHEYFIEVKNSKIVGNPQLEQEFETVKKMFEERPIWSYNHIKHHTKIKMASLKIILPCLGLHNRTGPWKMSWMKFGYDPRKEPQARFYQTLDFRLRHAVTYDQVTSRRERSFKKVPLDESSAEEHIPEGSVYFKPFTIPPQRQIYYMYCDIQVPEVQEILSVEPPTGYLCHPKRGWLAPDTAQRCRDIIFKYIKQAVLENKSAELKLEQGSSGDEMDTDDEEASGTADTSVADID; encoded by the exons ATATGTGCACAGCCATCCAAAAAGCAACTTGCATTGTCATTTAATCCAGAAAATCCCCTAATTAAGACAGCTAACGCTGATGCTAAAGCCACAGCAGGTGTACTTCTTAAAGTCAAGGTTAAGAAGTTTCGAGATAagggaaatataaaaactgaagTTGTAGACACGTCTGTGCTGGGTCATgtgaagaaaatttataaatttgaca CCATCTgtgattttcaatatttaccattaaaaaacacaaacactGGTAAACCTGAATGTGCGCTGGAGGATATAATACCATCTGGACTAGATGATTTGAAGTTTATGGA ACAGCCTTCACCACTATACATTGTCCCGGGAAGTTTCATAAGATTTGACAAGCCCATCAACTACTATTACACTGACAAAAGGAGCTATGTTGCCAAAAATGAGGATGTGCTTGGTGATAGGGATGAAGTACACAAAATGAGGACAGAGCGAGGAGTGCCAATACCAAAATATCAGTTTAATTTAACTGATGAACTGCCAACTGAACCTCATGAGTATTTTATAGAAGTCAAGAATAGTAAGATCGTTGGAAATCCTCAGCTAGAGCAAGAGTTTGAGACTGTGAAAaag atGTTCGAAGAGCGTCCAATATGGtcttataatcatataaaacatcacacaaaaataaaaatggcatCATTGAAAATTATCTTGCCGTGTCTGGGATTGCATAATAGAACTGGGCCATGGAAAATGtcttggatgaaatttggctaCGACCCACGGAAAGAGCCACAAGCTAGATTTTACCAAACCCTTGATTTTAGGCTGAGACATGcag TTACATACGATCAAGTGACTTCAAGAAGAGAACGAAGTTTCAAGAAAGTGCCGTTAGACGAGTCTTCCGCAGAAGAGCACATACCTGAAGGGTCGGTGTACTTCAAGCCTTTTACGATTCCTCCTCAACGGcagatatattatatg tattGTGATATACAAGTGCCGGAGGTTCAAGAAATACTGTCCGTCGAGCCTCCAACGGGCTACCTCTGCCACCCCAAGAGGGGTTGGCTCGCACCCGACACAGCTCAAAGGTGTCGCGAtatcatattcaaatatatcaaacaGGCAGTATTAGAAAATAAGTCTGCGGAACTCAAACTTGAG cAAGGGAGCAGCGGCGATGAAATGGACACTGATGATGAAGAAGCGAGTGGAACAGCTGATACTTCAGTTGCCGATATAGATTGA